The DNA window CTTTTCTGGAGAATAAAAGCATACTACAGAATTGTTATGATCACTTTTTCCCAGACCTTCTTGCCCATACCAAAGGCATTAATACAGTCTTACAATTAGAAAATTAAATAAAAAAGTACCTACAGGTGTAAGTACTTTTTTTCATTTGTGTTTTTAGAATATCCGTCTTATTTTTTGGGATGAAATAAAACCTTCATCTTAAGGATTAATTACCAAGTAATTTCTCATCATTTGTGTTTGTTAATTTACAAATCACTTTAGTAAAAATTTAACATCATATCATTTTCAAAAAATAAGCCATAAAGTATATTTATAAATATTCTAATGAAATTCTAATTTTTTTTAACGTGTTATCCTATAATTGAATAACATAAAAATACGTAAGATTTGTAATAACAAAAGCACCTACCGAAGTAAGCGCTCCATATATTGAATTTGTGTTATTAGAATTTGTGCCTGTTTGGTAAATGGGAACTTTTACCGTAAATTTTATATAATATAGTTTTCATGGTTATTTTAAACTATTTATCAGAAAGTCATTCACTTCTGTAACGATCAAATCAGCATCTGCTACTCTAGTATTAATCCTTGCAAGCGCAATAGGTTGGTACTGCTAATAAGCATCTCAGCACCATCAATATTAAAAATACACCTTGTAGGGGCTTCTCCTATTGATCCTAACTTACGCTTGCATCTTGGGGGCTAAAGCTAAAAACAGAAAAAAAAGATCGATTTTTTTACTTTTCATAACAAACTTATTTATTTTAAATATTCTCCTTTTTAGTATTAAAAGTAATCTTACTTTTTACTAATATACCAGCCATTATAAATATTGATAATTTTACATAAAAAATAACATTTTAATTAAAATTAACATAAATATGTTAAATCAAATGTAATACTATTTATTTAAATATCAAAATAATAATATAAATATTAATAATTGTTAATAGTTAACATAGTCACCAATACGTGAATTTTAAATATTTACAAACACCTGTATTATAAACAAATAAATTCACAATAAAATGTTAACGTATAATATTAATTAATAATTATAAAACTAATGAAATATTTTTTATCACACAATAGTGTATTAATGTTTCGTTTTAAATTCTCTTAAAATTTGTGGAAAAAATGCATAAAAAAGACACTTATCTATAAAATAAGTGTCTTTAAAGGATTCTTAAATGATGTAGCTTTTATCCTGAATTTCTAAAATTGCTGATATACATACCTATTTGGATAGCTTAATTTTTCACTTTTGCGCTGACCATTAATGATCATATGGACGATATTGATTTGATCATCAAACAAATTATAAAGAAAACTAACTGCAGATTCTAATTTTTTAGGAGCATTTACAGATTCAGATTCCAGAAAAACATTTACAGATTCACTGTCTTCTTCATATCCAATATAATTGACCTTTAAAAAACGACTGTCAGCTTTTAATTTAAAGTATTCAGCGCTATAATTCTTAAGAGCCTCATTAAGCTGAGCTTTGTATTTTTCATCGTTAAAATGGAAAGGTTTTCCATACTTTTTTGTCAACCCATTTTCCAGATCATCAAGAAAAAAGCGTCCGGTAATTTCAAAAGTCTTTGACTTTGAATTATAATTAATTTCTACCGAACCCACATGATAAGGGTGCTTAATCCTGGCAAAAGAAAACAAAAAAATAACAGGAAGTAAAAACAGCCACAAACTCTTCATAAAGTACAAGATTAAATTTGTTCCGAAATTAATCATTATTTTCGTAAGCTTTATATCATCACAATATCATGCAAGACTTTTTATTCTATTTAAAGCTGGGTTGGGAACATATTATTTCTCTGGATGCACTGGATCATCAACTTTTCGTTTTGGCCTTAATTGCCGTCTATTCGTACAAAGATTTGAAAAAAATTCTGATTCTTGTCACTGCTTTTACGGTTGGACATTCTATAACTTTGGCGTTAAGTATTTTAGACATTGTGAGAGTTCCGTCAAATTGGGTTGAATTTTTAATCCCTTTAACGATCGTACTTACTGCATTGGGGAATATTCTAATGAAAAACAAAAAGCAGACCCTGGACAGAACCAATTACTATATGGCCTCAATTTTTGGATTGATTCATGGAATGGGATTTGCCAATACAGCAAGGGTAATGATTGCAAAAAGTCAAAGTATAGCAGTCCCGCTTTTGGGTTTTAACATTGGGCTGGAAGTTGGCCAGATCGTTATTGTTCTTGCCATATTGATCCTGCTTTTTATAGCATTAAATATCTTCAAGGTCAACAAGAAAGACTGGATACTATTTGTGTCTTCCGGCGTTTTTGCTTTGGCACTGAAAATGACTTTAGAAAGAATTCCATTTTAAGGAGTAACGATTGATATTTTTTCAACGACTTATTGTTATATTTGAAAATTATTAAATCATTTCGCTTATGAAACTAAAAGTAACTGTACTTTCTGTATTCACATTTGTAGGCTTAACCGCTCAAAACATTCAAAATAATCCAGGGAGCAATCACGGAAATAAATTTGAACAATTGGGAACTATTTTACCTACTCCCAATATATATAGAACAGCATCGGGATCACCAGGAAACGGTTACTGGCAGAACAGAGCAGATTATAATATTTCAGCATACCTTGATGAAGATAAAAGGAATCTAAAAGGATCTGAGACCATTACCTATTACAATAACTCTCCGGATGATCTGGATTACATCTGGCTGCAACTGGATGAGAATGAAGCTTCATCTATAAATAAAGCAAATTATCCTACTTCAACCACACTTCCAAAAATATCAAATGATCAACAGCTGAAAGCTTCCGTTTTACCGGAAAAAGACAATGGATACGGAGTGCATCTTGAAAAAGTAACCGATGAATCAGGAACTCCTTTACGCTACACGGTCAATAAAACAATGATGCGTATTGATCTACCTAAGGTTCTAAAAAAAGGTGAGAAATTAGTTTTTAAAGTAGAC is part of the Chryseobacterium paludis genome and encodes:
- a CDS encoding DUF6702 family protein, coding for MKSLWLFLLPVIFLFSFARIKHPYHVGSVEINYNSKSKTFEITGRFFLDDLENGLTKKYGKPFHFNDEKYKAQLNEALKNYSAEYFKLKADSRFLKVNYIGYEEDSESVNVFLESESVNAPKKLESAVSFLYNLFDDQINIVHMIINGQRKSEKLSYPNRYVYQQF
- a CDS encoding HupE/UreJ family protein, translating into MQDFLFYLKLGWEHIISLDALDHQLFVLALIAVYSYKDLKKILILVTAFTVGHSITLALSILDIVRVPSNWVEFLIPLTIVLTALGNILMKNKKQTLDRTNYYMASIFGLIHGMGFANTARVMIAKSQSIAVPLLGFNIGLEVGQIVIVLAILILLFIALNIFKVNKKDWILFVSSGVFALALKMTLERIPF